From one Caldithrix abyssi DSM 13497 genomic stretch:
- a CDS encoding HK97 gp10 family phage protein encodes MDEQGKKIVGRIRKQIKKNLERELANIGEDMVANVVEYLDRRNINVTGDLRKSIVSEVKREQEKLLLTVGTNLLYAPFVHYGTKPHWPPKKAIRKWVYKKFGLTHKALNRATFLIRRKIAEQGTRKKPFLLAVYRLYKPRIVKRLQAAAIKV; translated from the coding sequence ATGGATGAACAGGGAAAGAAAATCGTTGGCCGGATAAGAAAGCAAATCAAGAAAAACCTGGAACGCGAGCTGGCCAATATTGGAGAGGACATGGTGGCTAATGTTGTGGAATATCTTGATCGCCGCAACATAAACGTTACGGGCGATTTGCGTAAAAGCATTGTAAGCGAGGTAAAGCGAGAGCAGGAAAAATTACTACTAACGGTTGGCACAAATTTATTATACGCACCTTTTGTGCATTACGGCACGAAGCCACATTGGCCGCCTAAAAAAGCGATTCGTAAATGGGTTTATAAAAAATTCGGCCTGACGCACAAAGCATTGAATCGGGCAACATTCTTGATTCGGCGTAAAATTGCCGAACAGGGGACTCGTAAAAAGCCGTTTTTATTGGCCGTGTATCGGCTTTACAAGCCAAGAATTGTTAAGCGATTGCAGGCAGCGGCTATAAAGGTATAA
- a CDS encoding spike base protein, RCAP_Rcc01079 family: protein MEIKNFETIDLSTGDHVISFMAEGFWIGVGGDLVIEDDYGNQATFKNLDNGYLLPIGAKKVIKIGTTASEIVAISKRGLPK, encoded by the coding sequence ATGGAAATTAAAAATTTTGAAACAATCGATCTATCAACCGGAGATCACGTGATTAGTTTTATGGCGGAAGGGTTTTGGATTGGAGTGGGGGGGGATTTAGTGATTGAGGATGATTATGGAAATCAGGCTACATTTAAAAATCTTGATAATGGCTATTTATTACCAATAGGAGCAAAAAAAGTAATAAAAATAGGTACAACGGCAAGTGAAATAGTTGCGATTAGCAAAAGAGGATTGCCAAAATAA
- a CDS encoding SUMF1/EgtB/PvdO family nonheme iron enzyme, with the protein MNFTLLTLKKKRLIIRDKNGRPNYVFKLDKFNWDPVNGFNSTEPHPAFVVNGIVVDAIYIGQYQAVVYDPSTFQIEGDTNPADVYNPYIAGSAHNYIAQSIPNQDPRVKIDFDAARKACQNMNGNGITGWHLMTNAEWAALALWCQANQMPLGNNSYGDDYSDTAVKGVMAPGNNFGGPNPSRWLTGTGGLKTAHNRIKNGVFDLNGNVWEWVDGMKLVEGKILVAGNLNAAPTAIGNSFQAAEANWFDTGIYVNWDGVATTISFSTVDRGTTMEGASPDYISVQFDDIPGADDNLKKLAIGPVQTGLNTHGYDHSWWRNFGERVPLRGGYWVNGSNAGVFALALNLTRGGRYWYLGFRPAFVAL; encoded by the coding sequence ATGAACTTTACTTTATTGACCTTAAAGAAAAAACGCCTAATCATCCGTGATAAAAACGGACGCCCGAACTACGTATTTAAACTCGACAAGTTCAACTGGGACCCGGTAAACGGATTTAATAGCACCGAACCGCATCCGGCATTTGTCGTGAATGGAATCGTGGTTGACGCGATCTACATTGGTCAATATCAAGCAGTGGTATATGATCCGAGTACGTTCCAAATTGAAGGCGATACGAACCCGGCTGATGTCTACAATCCATACATAGCCGGCAGCGCGCATAATTATATTGCGCAAAGTATTCCTAATCAAGATCCGCGCGTAAAGATTGATTTTGACGCGGCGCGCAAGGCATGCCAAAACATGAACGGCAATGGAATTACAGGCTGGCATTTGATGACAAACGCCGAATGGGCCGCGCTTGCTTTATGGTGCCAGGCAAATCAGATGCCGCTGGGAAATAACTCATACGGCGACGATTATTCGGACACCGCCGTTAAGGGAGTCATGGCCCCGGGAAATAATTTCGGCGGGCCGAATCCATCGCGTTGGTTGACCGGAACCGGCGGCCTAAAAACGGCGCACAACCGTATAAAAAACGGAGTGTTCGACCTGAACGGCAATGTCTGGGAGTGGGTGGATGGCATGAAGCTTGTTGAGGGAAAAATATTGGTGGCTGGAAATTTGAACGCGGCGCCTACCGCTATCGGAAATTCATTTCAGGCCGCTGAAGCAAATTGGTTTGATACAGGCATTTATGTGAATTGGGATGGAGTAGCAACAACAATTTCATTTTCAACTGTTGATCGCGGCACAACAATGGAAGGAGCAAGTCCAGACTATATATCTGTACAATTTGACGATATCCCCGGGGCGGATGATAATTTAAAAAAACTGGCCATAGGGCCCGTACAAACAGGATTGAATACACACGGCTATGATCATTCATGGTGGCGAAATTTTGGAGAGCGTGTTCCGCTCCGTGGTGGCTATTGGGTCAATGGCAGCAACGCCGGTGTGTTTGCGCTCGCCCTGAACCTCACTCGCGGCGGTCGGTATTGGTACCTTGGTTTTCGCCCAGCTTTTGTGGCTCTGTGA
- a CDS encoding BNR-4 repeat-containing protein — translation MSRRDLSRIKRRLYRVLFRDPQKFSEPTDPRIDFDTWLATFSELGYCEAGGISSKIEPVGNVLLDNGKNKSYGFKGTLSGTIIQTEISDFETFAAIENVEIDFLLYDEKSGFAIFFPKALVDFKEEAKGGEIEKVAFEYQGENLASKESFRIRFNAQTGAGGIPLWFDSNVQNFSDMFTGIGSPVQSTHFYHQPEAYYFKGSSERIYFAFITDSDNPNTNITTCYVAALNLSDLSLIGPVDVGPSKVYAEQHHQPAIIVADDGHILVAYDQLNDAETGHNGGIRIMRSNNPEDISNGFTQIKVLEGEGSYPYLFKKNGILYCGFRERDSLSLIPRWVRWAKSTDHGQTWESAFRIMDVGGGDNIWAYGTRPWGKENDWLYILMMPEDRSLSNPTGRYVLYVLKTRDGETFYNMDESFKKDVKTNGYLTKAELDTYFEMERVTHPVRVYHQGGYVTRSNELILMTRIIFEDSSSKYYLQWFDGKHWVKREIDNKLNVAWAYFPHIIIAHDMNNIDLILRKDDDKTLHRFRTTDRGLTWTYKGQWPDLGWGTDSPIYPNPQSNIYDYNRLFYLLSIRPASGSIGKLYAYLWQGVE, via the coding sequence ATGAGCAGGCGAGATTTAAGCCGCATAAAAAGACGCCTATATCGCGTTTTATTCCGCGATCCGCAAAAATTTAGCGAACCGACCGATCCGCGCATTGATTTCGATACATGGCTTGCCACCTTTAGCGAACTGGGCTATTGCGAAGCTGGCGGAATTTCGTCAAAGATAGAGCCCGTGGGCAATGTATTGCTGGATAATGGGAAGAATAAAAGCTATGGCTTTAAAGGAACGCTTTCAGGAACCATTATTCAAACCGAAATAAGCGATTTTGAAACTTTTGCCGCCATCGAAAATGTGGAAATCGATTTTTTGTTGTATGATGAAAAAAGCGGGTTTGCCATATTCTTCCCTAAGGCCCTGGTCGATTTTAAAGAAGAGGCCAAAGGCGGCGAAATTGAAAAAGTGGCCTTTGAATACCAGGGCGAAAACCTTGCCAGCAAAGAGAGCTTTCGCATCCGCTTTAACGCCCAGACAGGCGCCGGCGGAATTCCGCTCTGGTTCGATAGCAACGTGCAAAATTTTTCAGATATGTTTACTGGCATTGGCAGCCCGGTGCAAAGCACACATTTTTATCATCAGCCAGAGGCATACTACTTTAAAGGAAGCAGCGAGCGCATCTATTTCGCCTTTATTACAGACAGCGATAATCCAAACACAAATATCACTACCTGCTACGTTGCCGCTTTAAACCTTAGCGACCTTTCTTTGATAGGGCCGGTTGATGTTGGCCCGAGTAAAGTATATGCTGAGCAACATCACCAACCAGCCATTATTGTGGCTGACGACGGACATATTCTTGTTGCGTACGACCAGCTTAACGACGCAGAAACAGGGCACAACGGCGGCATCCGCATCATGCGCAGTAATAATCCGGAAGATATATCTAACGGCTTTACGCAGATTAAGGTTTTAGAAGGCGAAGGTTCGTATCCATACCTTTTTAAAAAGAATGGAATTTTGTACTGCGGCTTTCGGGAGCGCGATTCCCTGTCTTTGATTCCGCGCTGGGTGCGATGGGCTAAATCAACCGATCACGGCCAAACCTGGGAATCGGCTTTTCGCATTATGGACGTAGGCGGCGGAGATAATATATGGGCGTACGGTACGCGCCCATGGGGTAAAGAAAATGACTGGCTTTACATCCTGATGATGCCGGAAGACAGGTCTTTAAGCAATCCCACGGGGCGTTATGTATTGTATGTTTTAAAAACCAGAGACGGCGAAACGTTTTACAATATGGACGAATCTTTCAAAAAGGACGTTAAAACTAACGGCTATTTGACCAAAGCGGAATTGGATACATATTTTGAAATGGAGCGCGTAACGCATCCGGTTAGAGTATATCATCAAGGCGGCTATGTCACGCGCTCTAATGAACTCATTCTCATGACCAGAATAATCTTTGAAGATTCTTCCAGTAAATATTATCTGCAATGGTTTGATGGCAAACATTGGGTAAAAAGAGAAATTGACAATAAATTGAACGTTGCCTGGGCTTATTTCCCTCACATTATTATTGCTCACGATATGAATAATATCGATTTGATTTTACGCAAAGACGACGACAAAACATTACACCGCTTTCGCACAACCGATCGAGGATTAACCT